In Balaenoptera musculus isolate JJ_BM4_2016_0621 chromosome 19, mBalMus1.pri.v3, whole genome shotgun sequence, one genomic interval encodes:
- the ZFP82 gene encoding zinc finger protein 82 homolog isoform X3, with amino-acid sequence MERIKNHGLKRLILKNDWESKRKFEGQEEYFNQVKITSQKVSSYQKHSSFSSHQRIHFVEKPYECKECGKAFRVRQQLTFHHRIHTGEKPYECKECGMAFRQTAHLTRHQRLHSGEKLYECKECGESFICGPDLRVHQKIHIGEKPYECKECGKAFRVRGQLTLHQRIHTGEKPYVCTECGKAFRQYAHLTRHQKLNIADKLYECKECGKAFLCGSGLRVHHKLHTGEKPYECKECGKAFRVRQQLTLHQRIHTGEKPYECKECGKTFSRGYHLILHHRIHTGEKPYECKECWKAFSRYSQLISHQSIHIGVKPYDCKECGKAFRLLSQLTQHQSIHIGEKPYKCKECGKAFRLRQKLTLHQSIHTGEKPFECKECRKAFRLNSSLIQHLRIHSGEKPYECKECKKAFRQHSHLTHHLKIHNVKI; translated from the coding sequence ATGGAGAGAATTAAAAACCATGGCCTTAAgagactcattttaaaaaatgattgggagtccaaaagaaaatttgaaggaCAAGAGGAATATTTCAATCAAGTGAAAATTACATCTCAAAAAGTGTCCTCTTACCAAAAACACTCATCTTTTTCTTCacatcagagaattcattttgtcgagaaaccctatgaatgtaaggaatgtgggaaggcctttagaGTACGCCAACAACTTACTTTTCATCAcagaattcatactggtgagaaaccttatgaatgtaaggAGTGTGGGATGGCTTTTAGACAGACTGCACATCTTACCCGACATCAGAGACTTCATTCTGGTGAAAAActctatgaatgtaaggaatgtggagAATCTTTCATATGTGGCCCAGACCTTAGAGTACATCAAAAAATTCATAttggtgagaaaccctatgaatgcaaagaatgtgggaaagccttcagagTTCGTGGACAACTTACTCTCCATCAGAGgattcatactggtgagaaaccctatgtATGTAcagaatgtgggaaggcctttagaCAGTATGCACACCTTACTCGACATCAGAAGCTTAATATTGCTGACAAACTCTAcgaatgtaaagaatgtgggaaggcctttttGTGTGGCTCTGGCCTTAGAGTACATCACAAacttcatactggtgagaaaccctatgaatgtaaagaatgtgggaaggcctttagaGTACGACAGCAACTGACACTCcaccagagaattcatactggtgagaaaccctatgaatgtaaggaatgtggaaagACTTTTAGTCGTGGTTATCATCTTATTCTACATCAcagaattcatactggtgagaaaccttATGAGTGTAAGGAATGCTGGAAGGCCTTTAGTCGTTACTCACAACTTATTTCACACCAGAGTATTCATATTGGTGTTAAACCCTATGACTGTAAGGAATGCGGGAAGGCCTTTAGACTACTCTCACAACTTACACAACATCAGAGTATTCACATTGGTGAGAAACCGTATAAATGTAAGGAATGCGGGAAGGCCTTTAGATTGCGCCAAAAACTTACTCTACATCAGAGCATTCATACTGGTGAAAAACCCTTTGAATGTAAGGAATGTAGGAAGGCCTTTAGGCTTAATTCATCTCTTATTCAGCATCTGAGAATTCATtctggtgagaaaccctatgaatgtaaggaatgtaaGAAGGCCTTTAGACAACATTCACACCTTACCCATCATCTGAAAATtcataatgtaaaaatataa